From Ananas comosus cultivar F153 linkage group 8, ASM154086v1, whole genome shotgun sequence, one genomic window encodes:
- the LOC109714026 gene encoding ubiquinol-cytochrome-c reductase complex assembly factor 1 isoform X2, giving the protein MFPRWGRAVSDLSSTLAWHKRSAIPAEALFFDRSFAKAAAAAPAPSNSPPPPPPPPPPKRVHDKPEVKLNALFWSKPCSLALVRDSPLRVEEPRFEGIRRIIFKLLLFYSKQSKSIRGANVVYRRVISQVDKPAIYDVFQLEKTFKTTFSLLVLHMWLVLRRLKEDGKEGVQFGQYLYEIYNHDLELRVSKAGVNLLLIKWMKELEKIFYGNIVAYDAAMKPEARHDDLANAIWRNIFSEDGSENTNAAAAAAVQAMARYTRRESTCLSLTDKEAVFSGNFMFTSLGDRTPNHEKPVK; this is encoded by the exons atgTTCCCTCGATGGGGGAGAGCCGTTTCCGATCTCTCCTCCACCCTCGCATGGCACAAGAGATCAGCGATTCCCGCAGAAGCTCTTTTCTTCGATCGCAGCTTCGCCAAAGCCGCCGCTGCGGCGCCGGCTCCTTCGaattctccgccgccgccgccgccgccgccgccgccgaagcgCGTCCATGATAAGCCGGAG GTCAAACTGAATGCTTTGTTTTGGTCCAAACCCTGTTCTTTGGCTTTGGTTCGTGATTCTCCCTTGCGAGTTGAAGAGCCGCGGTTTGAGGGCATTCGGCGTATTATTTTTAAGCTACTGTTATTCTACAGTAAGCAGAGCAAATCGATCAGAGGGGCAAATGTTGTCTATCGCCGTGTCATTTCTCAGGTCGACAAGCCTGCTATTTATGATG TATTTCAGTTGGAGAAAACGTTTAAAACTACATTTTCATTGCTTGTTCTTCATATGTGGCTTGTTTTACGTCGCTTGAAGGAAGACGGAAAGGAAGGGGTCCAGTTCGGCCAATATCTGTATGAAATTTATAATCACGATCTTGAGCTGAGAGTTTCAAAGGCTGGG GTTAACTTGCTTTTGATTAAGTGGATGAAAGAACTAGAAAAAATATTCTATGGGAACATTGTGGCATATGATGCTGCTATGAAACCAGAGGCAAGACACGATGATCTTGCAAATGCAATATGGAG GAATATTTTCTCTGAGGATGGTTCAGAAAATACaaatgctgctgctgctgccgctgtcCAG GCTATGGCTAGGTATACTCGCAGAGAATCTACCTGCCTTTCATTGACGG ATAAGGAAGCAGTATTCTCTGGCAACTTCATGTTTACCTCATTGGGAGACCGGACGCCGAACCATGAGAAGCCCGTGAAGTGA
- the LOC109714026 gene encoding ubiquinol-cytochrome-c reductase complex assembly factor 1 isoform X1: MFPRWGRAVSDLSSTLAWHKRSAIPAEALFFDRSFAKAAAAAPAPSNSPPPPPPPPPPKRVHDKPEVKLNALFWSKPCSLALVRDSPLRVEEPRFEGIRRIIFKLLLFYSKQSKSIRGANVVYRRVISQVDKPAIYDVFQLEKTFKTTFSLLVLHMWLVLRRLKEDGKEGVQFGQYLYEIYNHDLELRVSKAGVNLLLIKWMKELEKIFYGNIVAYDAAMKPEARHDDLANAIWRQIIRSMVPQIRGSAYKGVEAPQIRGSAYKGVEMRHVLAMSVLWNIYFFSENHGIYVAFEFMMNKR; encoded by the exons atgTTCCCTCGATGGGGGAGAGCCGTTTCCGATCTCTCCTCCACCCTCGCATGGCACAAGAGATCAGCGATTCCCGCAGAAGCTCTTTTCTTCGATCGCAGCTTCGCCAAAGCCGCCGCTGCGGCGCCGGCTCCTTCGaattctccgccgccgccgccgccgccgccgccgccgaagcgCGTCCATGATAAGCCGGAG GTCAAACTGAATGCTTTGTTTTGGTCCAAACCCTGTTCTTTGGCTTTGGTTCGTGATTCTCCCTTGCGAGTTGAAGAGCCGCGGTTTGAGGGCATTCGGCGTATTATTTTTAAGCTACTGTTATTCTACAGTAAGCAGAGCAAATCGATCAGAGGGGCAAATGTTGTCTATCGCCGTGTCATTTCTCAGGTCGACAAGCCTGCTATTTATGATG TATTTCAGTTGGAGAAAACGTTTAAAACTACATTTTCATTGCTTGTTCTTCATATGTGGCTTGTTTTACGTCGCTTGAAGGAAGACGGAAAGGAAGGGGTCCAGTTCGGCCAATATCTGTATGAAATTTATAATCACGATCTTGAGCTGAGAGTTTCAAAGGCTGGG GTTAACTTGCTTTTGATTAAGTGGATGAAAGAACTAGAAAAAATATTCTATGGGAACATTGTGGCATATGATGCTGCTATGAAACCAGAGGCAAGACACGATGATCTTGCAAATGCAATATGGAG ACAAATTATAAGAAGTATGGTGCCACAAATAAGGGGATCTGCGTACAAGGGCGTGGAAGCACCACAAATAAGGGGATCTGCGTACAAGGGTGTGGAAATGCGCCATGTTCTGGCAATGTCTGTGCTATGGaatatatactttttctcaGAAAACCATGGAATATATGTTGCTTTTGAATTTATGATGaataagagatag
- the LOC109714026 gene encoding ubiquinol-cytochrome-c reductase complex assembly factor 1 isoform X3 gives MFPRWGRAVSDLSSTLAWHKRSAIPAEALFFDRSFAKAAAAAPAPSNSPPPPPPPPPPKRVHDKPEVKLNALFWSKPCSLALVRDSPLRVEEPRFEGIRRIIFKLLLFYSKQSKSIRGANVVYRRVISQVDKPAIYDVFQLEKTFKTTFSLLVLHMWLVLRRLKEDGKEGVQFGQYLYEIYNHDLELRVSKAGVNLLLIKWMKELEKIFYGNIVAYDAAMKPEARHDDLANAIWRVLHACLSITILPR, from the exons atgTTCCCTCGATGGGGGAGAGCCGTTTCCGATCTCTCCTCCACCCTCGCATGGCACAAGAGATCAGCGATTCCCGCAGAAGCTCTTTTCTTCGATCGCAGCTTCGCCAAAGCCGCCGCTGCGGCGCCGGCTCCTTCGaattctccgccgccgccgccgccgccgccgccgccgaagcgCGTCCATGATAAGCCGGAG GTCAAACTGAATGCTTTGTTTTGGTCCAAACCCTGTTCTTTGGCTTTGGTTCGTGATTCTCCCTTGCGAGTTGAAGAGCCGCGGTTTGAGGGCATTCGGCGTATTATTTTTAAGCTACTGTTATTCTACAGTAAGCAGAGCAAATCGATCAGAGGGGCAAATGTTGTCTATCGCCGTGTCATTTCTCAGGTCGACAAGCCTGCTATTTATGATG TATTTCAGTTGGAGAAAACGTTTAAAACTACATTTTCATTGCTTGTTCTTCATATGTGGCTTGTTTTACGTCGCTTGAAGGAAGACGGAAAGGAAGGGGTCCAGTTCGGCCAATATCTGTATGAAATTTATAATCACGATCTTGAGCTGAGAGTTTCAAAGGCTGGG GTTAACTTGCTTTTGATTAAGTGGATGAAAGAACTAGAAAAAATATTCTATGGGAACATTGTGGCATATGATGCTGCTATGAAACCAGAGGCAAGACACGATGATCTTGCAAATGCAATATGGAG GGTGTTACATGCTTGTTTAAGCATTACTATTCTTCCTAGATAA